The window TCCTCGCTAGACTAAATAACGTCATCTACCTCACCCCCAATTGTTGCAAGGACGTCCAAAATCTCTTGAAAGAAAGTTTTTCGCGTTTGGTCACGACGATAAATTTCTGTTGAAAGCGTACCATCCTTGATGAAAATAATACGACGGCAGAAACTTGCGGCATATGCATCATGTGTCACCATCATGATGGTAGAATTATTATTTTCATTTAATTTACTTAAGCTTTCTAATAGATCTGTCGCTGATTTTGAATCCAGTGCACCCGTTGGCTCGTCTGCCAGAATCATTACAGGCTCCGTCACAAGTGCTCTTGCTGCTGCAGTTCTTTGCTCTTGGCCTCCAGAAATTTGGTATGGATATTTAGCTAGTAAGTCTTCAATACCAAATACTTTAGCAATACGAGTCACTAAGCTATTAATTTTTCTCGCTGGAACTTTCGCAATCGCCAGAGGTAATAATATATTTTCCTTCACAGTAAGAGAGTCTAATAAATTATAGTCTTGGAAGATAAAGCCGAGATTATCACGCCTGAAATCTGCTAGCGCATCTTCCTTCATATTGTGAATACTCGTGTTATCCATATAAATTTTCCCTTCAGTCGGGGAATCAATTGTCGCTAACAAATTAAGCAAAGTGGACTTCCCTGCTCCAGAAGGTCCCATAATACCTACAAACTCTCCTTCATGAATATCGAATGATATATTCTCTAAAGCTGTATAAGCTGCATTGGATTTTCCATATATTTTTTTTACATTTTCTACTTTTAATAACGGTTCCATTTTTGTTTCACCTCTTCAATTTTGTCGATATTTATACTATAAATGCTCATCCTTACAGCAATTTTATGACAACCTTACAGCAAGCTTAAATCCGAAAAAAACCGACTTCTATTAACTAGAAGTCGGGTTTTACATTATTTTTTTCTGGTTGAATATAAATCAGATGCTTCATCGAAATAGAAACGACGTTTTCCTTCAAAATATGAATGAATAGCACAATCGTTAATTTTTCCTATGGGACCATTAGAAAAAGCGTGACGGTATATGACATATGGAAAGAAGTACGCGAAAAAATAGTGGTGACTTTAAAATACTCTTTCACAAAATTGAGCGAGTATTAGCATAATATGCTTAAAAGGCCCATTTGTATTTGAAAATACAAATGGGCCTTAACTTCATCCATTTCAAAAAAGCTGCTTATAACCGATTCTTCCCATCCTATAGGTAAATCGATGAAACTAATAAACCAAAGTGGTATTTCATTTTTAAATTTTGTCCACATGAATAAACTGCTTCAGATAAACGGAAAAAACAGTTTTTTCTTCGTCGCTTACCACCTGTATTTCGCCCTCGTGTATTTCAACAATGCTTTTAGCAATAGCAAGTCCCAATCCTGAGCTTTCAGAATGCATACCGCGTGATTTATCAACCTGATAAAACCTTTCGAATATATGAGGTAAATCCGTAGTTGGGATCGGATTCCCGTAACTTGTTACTTTTACTAAAATGTTATTGTCGTCTGAAGTAGCAGAGATATCAATTTGTTTTTTCCTTATCCCGTATTTTAAAGCGTTTGACAATAGGTTCTGAAAAACACGAATAAGAAGATTACCATCCGCCTCGGTAATAAGTGGTTCAGAGCTGTACGTCTCAGTACAAATATACTGCATCTCCTCAAACTCAATACGATAATGTTCGACAAGCTGTCCAAGCATTTCCTTTACGTCTAGAGGCTCCTTTATTCCTTTAAGCTGATGATTTTGTACTCTTGTATATTCAAACAAATCCTGAATTAGCCGATGCAATAAGGTTGTTTTCTCATAGGCAGTATCAATGTAATATCTTAGTTCTACTTCATCTCTATATTTGTCTTCCGTAATAAGTGATAAGTAACCAAGGATGGAAGTCAGGGGAGTACGAAGGTCATGGGAGACATTCGTAATGAGATCGTTTTTTGTTCGCTGAGCATACCGTTCTTCCTCAACCAGCGTATCCATTTTATTGATGATCATTTTTATACTTTCAGTTAACTGCAACAAATTCCTGTCTTGATAAACAGGTTCAAACACTATATCTGGATTGCTTACATACTTCTTAGTTTCAGTAACAAGCTGATTGAGAGATTTAAAAAATTGTCTTCTCTTTTCATGTCGGTAAAATAAGAAAAAATAAAATATGAAGACTATAAAAAAACTTGACTGTTTAAGAAGGAAAGGCCAAGGAGAGTACATGATATTATAGACTCTCCTCTTACCAAATAAAGTAATAAATTCGGTAACCATTCCACTACCAACTACTGAGGTATTAACATAGCCTACCACCGCATTTTTAATAATGAATAAAGAAACTGCTGACAAAATAGCAGACAGGATTATCCCCATGACAAGACGCCATTTCGAGAAGTGTCCAATTTCTATTAATAACGATTTAATAGTCAATTTTATAACCAACTCCCCAAACAGTTACAATCATTTTTTCTCCTTTTAATGCGCGATCAAGTTTTGCTCTTAAATTACTTATATGAACCATAACCGTTTTGCTTGAATAGATTTCCTGCTCATTCCATACCAAATGAAATATATCTTCAGAACTAAATACACGGCCAGGCTTACTGCAAAGTAGGCATAAAATATCGAATTCAATTGCGGTCAATTTCAATAGGTTATCGTCAATATGCACAGTATGATTCTGTTTATTTATTTCTAAAGGACCACAGACTAAACCTTCCTTAGAGGATTCTGTATTTGTTTGTAAATACCCCGATCGTCTTAACAATGCTTTCACTCGGGCTACCAGCTCCAATGGATTAAAGGGTTTAATAAGGTAATCATCCGCCCCCGTCGCAAGTCCGTATATTTTATCCATGTCTTCTGCTTTTGCGCTTAACATTAAAATCAGTACAGTTTGATTATCTTGTCGAATTTCACGACAAACAAGAATACCATCTTTTTTAGGCATCATCACATCTAGAATAATTAGATCGGTTGAATGCCTTGCCAGCATTTTTATGCCTTCTTCCCCATCATGGGCTATGTGAACCTTGTAGTGTTCTGCCTCTAAATAAATCCGCAATAAATTTGTAATATCTTTATCGTCATCTATTATCAAAATAGTCGCTCCCATAAGACATCACCACCTATTTTTCTAAATTCTTCTTATATTATAAACATAGATACTTTCGAAAAACTATCTACACCTTAATCTTAAGAAATTCTTTAACCTTTCTTTCCTTTATATTAATATCCACTGACTATAATCAGGATATATTAATAAGAAACTTAGGAAAAGAGAGAGAGGAAAGAAGATGAAACGCAGGAAGCAAAAAAGAAAAAGTCAATTGCTAATTATTCTTATCATTTTTTCCGTGTGCTATTTAGGGGCATATAAGTTCAGTCAAAGTGGTCAAGTTCAAGGCTTTATAAACGAGATAATAGAGGTTTCTGGACCCTCAACAACCTTCATAGATTCTTCATTAGAAGCACCAACCATAAAGGGTCAAGCAGCAATCTTAATGGATGCTTCTTCGGGAGAGATATTAATGAAACAAGATGCAGATATTGCTTTTCCTGTTGCAAGCATGTCTAAATTAATGACAGAGTATATAGTACAGGAGCAAATTCAAAATAAAGATATGGAATGGGATGATCTGGTCCAAATTTCACAAAGTGCTAATAATATGGATCCGCAAGCGGTGAAAATTTACGTTAAAGACAATGATTCTTTAACTGTTCGTGATTTATATAATGCAATGGTCATTTCCTCAGCAAATAATGCTACAAGAGCTTTAGCAGAGCATATAGCAGGCACAGAGAAAAAATTTGCAAAGCTAATGAATAATAAGGCTAAAGAAATGGGCCTTTCTTCCAAAACAAACTTTGTAAACTCAACTGGATTACTAAATATAGATGGTTCTGAAAATGTCATGACAGCAGCAGACGTTGCAGGATTAGCCTATCAATTATTACGTAATTTCCCTGATGTAGTCGAAACAACCAACCTGCTTGAATATGAATTAGCATACGATAATACAAACTTAAAAAATTCAAATTCTATGCTATATCCCGAAAATAGAGATCTATATTTTAATCTGGTAGATGGCTTAAAAACAGGCTATACAGAAACTGCAGGATATTGCTTTGCAGGAACTGCCAAGCAGGGAGATAAACGATTTATTTCAGTAGTAATGGGTACTAAAAGTGATGATGCTCGTTTTCGTGAGACTCACAAGCTACTCTCATTTGGATTTGAAAATTTTTAACAAGTTATTCGTTCAATGTTACAGGAGAACTTTCTAGTCGAGCTCGTTAGTAGTTCACAGCCATAATTCTATTTCATAAACGTCTTTTCAGAAAAATTTCGAAATTTTGGAAGTAGCTCTGATTGCGGTGGTATGTACTGATTGGAGAGTAATAATCTGGTGGTAGAGTATTTACTTCTAAATAAAAGGGTTGACCTATAGGTTTTATCATACTATAATTTCGTTTATTATTATTTATATTAAATGAGCGACGAAAAGAACTTTATTAAGCCGGTCTCCCTGTTAGTAGAGAATCAGTGGTTGGTGAAAACTGATACAAAGATTAGGTGAATTTCATTCTTGGAGCTTTTTTTATACTACAATTTGAACACGTAGTATAAAAACGGATTAAACCGTTATTTTACCAAGTGGGAAACATAGATTTGTTTCCAATTAGGGTGGTACCGCGTGAACAGCCACGTCCCTATCGTAAAAGATAGAGACGTGGCTTTTTTGTCTTTTATCAATTGATTAGAAGGCGTAATAAAAATGGATTGGATTGGTTAGTTTGCAAACATCAGAGCAATGGTCATCAAAGATTGGTTTTATTTTATCTGCTGCAGGATCAGCGATTGGAGTAGGTGCAATATGGAAGCTCCCTTACGTAACTGGCATAAGTGGAGGGGGTGCATTCTTTCTTCTGTTTATCTTATTTTCTTTGTTTATGGGTTTTCCGTTATTATTGGCTGAGTTTGTTATTGGTAGAAGCACGCAAAAAGAAGCAATTAGTGCGTATCGCAGTCTTGTCCCTAATAGTAACTGGCATTGGATTGGGAGGTTAGGGGTATTCACCAGTTTTCTTTTATTGTCATTTTATAGTGTAATAGGTGGATGGATTCTTATATATTTTGCAAAAGGTCTGTTTGGCGGAATAATTACTGAGGGTGCAGATTATGGGTCTGTCTTTAACACAACAATTGGAAATCCTCTTTTGGTTATTGCTGCTCAATTTGTTTTCTTAGCTGTTACAGTTTTAGTGGTAGCTAAGGGGATTCAAAATGGAATCGAAAAAGTAAATAAAATTTTGATGCCGGCTTTGTTTGGACTATTTATCGTTCTAATAATTCGCTCCCTTACACTAGATAACGCTATGGAGGGTGTGAAATTCTTTCTAGCACCCGATTTCTCGAATATCACATCTCAAAGTGTACTTTTTGCGATGGGCCAAGCTTTCTTCTCTTTAAGTGTCGGCGTGTCAGTAATGGTTACTTATAGTTCTTATCTTTCTAAAAAAGAAAGCTTAATACAACCAGCTATTTCAATTGTTTCAATGAATTTATTAATCGCTTTGTTGGCAGGTTTAGCAATTTTCCCAGCTGTATTTTCACTAGGCTTAGAACCAGCTGAAGGACCAGGTTTGCTATTTGTTGTATTGCCTGCTGTATTTGATCAAATTGTTTTTGGAGAAGTCTTCTTAATAGGCTTTTTAGCATTATTTTTATTTGCCACATTAACTTCGGCCTTTTCAATGTTAGAAATAATTGTGGCATCTATAGTGAAAGGAAAAGCAGAAAAGCGAACAAAATATGCGTATGTTATTGGGTTACTAATATTTTTAGTAGGAATCCCTTCCGCATTATCCTATAGTATTTTTTCTGATGTTCTAATTTTCTCGAAAAGCATATTTGATTCTGCCGATTATTTAGTTAGTAATATTTTAATGCCACTAGGAGTACTTTTAATCTCCATTTTTGTCTCACATAAGATAGAGAAAAGCACTTTACGAGAGGAACTATTACAGCATTCTCGTTTAGGTGCTACTGCATTTAATATTTGGTTTTTTATAATGAAATTCATCATTCCATTAGTAATTATCCTCGTATTCCTTGACGCTACTGGCTTACTAGATAAAATAATTTCGATTTTTTAGTATATATTAAAGAGCTTATTCCTATGAAGGAATAAGCTCTTTTTGTTCTCAAGAATACTTTTTTATTTAGCAGTTAATTCACTTTCCGTTACCCATTTATGGTTTTTCACTGGCTCTCCACCTGAAGTTGGAGTGTAATCTACCATATATACTGTTGTTAGTTCTGCCGAATCAATTTCAGCAGTAGCACCTTCCATCCCAGACATGTGATCAGCGTCAATGGTAACTTCTGTTCCTGGTTCTAAAGTTTTATCCCCAGCATCTTTAATCTCTTCTTGAATGACCCATTTATGATTTTCCACTCTTTCTCCACCAGATGTTGGCTTATAAGAAATGACATAGGCAGTTGTTTCATAAGCACCCACAATAGTTGCTTCTGCACCCTTCATACCTTCCATGTGATCTGTTTCAATAATAGCTTGGCTTCCAACTTCATAAGTAGGATTATCAGCTACTTTCAAGTCTTCTGAAACTTCACCTGTGCCAGTATGATTCATATCTGAATGATCCATTTCCATGTTTTCATGCTCACTTGTTTCCTTTTCATCGCTAGCACATGCCGACAACGTGAATGCTGTAGCTAATGTAACAATTCCTATTACTATTTTTTTCATCGTCATCCTCCTCAATCGAAACTTTTTTTTCTCTCAATCACGTACATTCTTTTCCAGTTTTACTTTTTGAAGTCGTAATGCATTCAATACAACCGATACAGAACTAAATGCCATAGCTGCTCCTGCTACCCAAGGTGCAAGTAATCCCACCGCCGCAATCGGTATACCTAACGTGTTATAGGCAAATGCCCAAAATAGATTTTGCTTTATGTTCCTCATCGTTTTATGACTCATAATAATAGCATCGGCTATGCTATTTAAATCTCCTCGAATTAATGTAATATCTGCGGCTTCCATCGCAACGTCGGTACCTGTTCCAATGGCCATTCCGATATCCGCAACTGCTAGAGCCGGAGCATCATTAATACCATCTCCAACCATTGCTACTTTCTTTCCAGATGCCTGAAGCTTTTTCACTTCTTCTGCTTTACCTTCAGGAAGTACTTCGGCAATAACCTGGTCGATTCCAACCTCTTTACCGATTGCAGCTGCTGTACGTTGGTTATCACCTGTCATCATAATTACTTCGATATTCATCTCATGTAAACGAAGGATTGCTTTCTTAGAAGTTTCCTTGATGGTATCTGCAACCGCAATTAGCCCCGCATAATGACCATTAATACTGGCTAGCATCGCTGTTTTCCCATTAGCCTCTAGCTCTTCCATTATTGTTAGTATGTTCGAAATATCCACATTGTAGCTATTCATCAGCTTTCGAGTACCTACAAGAATTTCTTTATCACCAACAATTGTTTTCACTCCATACCCAGGAATTGCTTCAAACTCCTGAACTGCCTCAAGTATTATTCCTCTTTCCTGAATTCCTTGTACAATCGCTTCCGCAAGTGGATGTTCCGATTGTTTCTCAGCTGCACCGATTAGAGATAGGAACTCCTCTTCGTTTACACCATTCGCCACGATTACATCGGTTAACACTGGTTTACCGTTTGTAACAGTTCCTGTTTTATCTACTATCACTGTATCAATATGGTGTGTCGTTTCCAGATGTTCGCCGCCTTTAAACAGAATGCCAAATTCAGCTGCGCGACCAGAGCCGGCCATTATAGAAGTAGGCGTCGCAAGTCCCAATGCACATGGACAAGCAATTACAAGTACAGCAATCAGAGCTTCCAAGGCAGGAGTGATTTCACCTGGGTTCACCCATATTATCCATACTAAAAAAGTGATAATCGCAATACCAATTACAATTGGCACGAACACACCGGAAATTTTGTCTGCCAGTCTTTGAATTGGGGCTTTCGATCCTTGCGCATCTTCTACTACTTTAATAATTTGTGCAAGCGCAGTATCTCTTCCGATTTTTGTAGCTTTCATTTTAAGAAAACCGTTTTTATTGATCGTTGAACCAAACAATGAATCGCCAATAGTTTTATCTACTGGAATACTTTCTCCAGTTAGCATAGATTCGTCGACTGCTGTGTTACCTTCTATGACCTCTCCATCCACTGGTATTTTTTCACCAGGCTTTACTAATATCGTGTCTCCAGTTACAACTTCTTCAAGTGGGATTTCCATTTCAGTTTGATCTCTAATAACTAAAGCTGTTTTAGCTTGAAGTCCCATAAGCTTTTTAATGGCTTCAGAGGAACGTCCTTTTGCTTTTGCTTCAAACAGTTTCCCTAATATAATTAGGGTGATTAGTACAGCGCTAGTTTCAAAATATAAATTTGCTGTATGGTGTTCACCCGTAGTAATGATGGCTTGATAAACACTATAAAAATAGGCAGCAGATGTGCCCATTACTACTAGGACATCCATATTGGCGCTTTTATTTCGCAACGCTTTATATGCACTTACATAAAACTGTTTCCCGATGATAAATTGAACAGGTGTCGCCAAAGCCATTTGCACCCAAGGATTCATGAGAAAATCAGGCATATAGATAAACGATGTGAATGAAAAATGACCGACCATAGTCCACAATAATGGAAGTGACAAAATCGCAGAGATGATGAATTTTCTCTTTTGTTTTTGAATAGCTTGCTCGCGGTAATCAACAGCTTCCTTTGCATCCTCTTTGTTAATTGCCCCGTACCCTAACTTCTCTACTCTACCTATAATATCTGCAACAGAAATCTGAGAGGGATTATACTCTATAGTTGCATTTTCAAGCGCCAAATTAACGTTTGCAAAGGATACACCATCTAGCTTGTTAAGACCTTTTTCAATTCTCGTAGCACAGGCAGCACAGGTCATTCCTGTAATGGTAAATTCCTTATTCTCCTTGGCAACACCATAACCTAAATCCTGAATTTTCTTTTCAAGGTCTTGATTACTCAATTTTTTAGGATCGTATTTTATCAATGACTTTTCCAGTGCCAAGTTAACATTGGCTTCTTCTACACCATCCATTTTGTTTAGACCTTTTTCAATTCTTGTTGCACAGGCTGCACAGGTCATTCCTGTAATTTGAAGACTGGTTTCTTTTACTTCACTACTCATTTTGTTTTCACCTCTCCTTTATATACTACTGGGGGGTATAAATTTATGAAATAAAGAGAGTGCCTTCATAGCACTCTTTTCGACTTAAACTACATCGTATCCTTGATCATCAATTGTTTCTTTAATAACATCTAGTGATACTTTATCCTCCTCAAATGAAACGTCCACTTTTCCTGACTCTAAATGAACTTTCACTTCATTTACTCCATCTAACTTTCCTACGCTGCTTTCAACAGAACTAACACAGTGACCACATGACATTCCTTGTACGTTTAACGTTACTTGGTTGACCATTTAAAATTCCTCCTCTTATTTTTTCATTAATTTTTGAATCGTAACTAATAATTCATCAAGTACTTCGTCGTCACCCTCAGCTAATCTGTCTACTACACAGCCTTTTAAATGTCCTTGTAAAAGTACTTTGGCTACACTGTTTAGAGCTGACTGAGTTGCAGAAAGTTGCGTGATTATATCATCACAATAGACGTCTTTATCTACCATGCCTTTTATCCCTCGGATCTGACCTTCAATGCGATTTAACCGATTCGTTAGATCCTTTTTTACATGTTCAGGATGATGACTTTTTCTACAAGAATTATCAGATGTGATTGTATTCTCTTCCATAATACTGTCCAACTAATCAACCTCCTATCTCTTGTTCACATCATACAGTACCTGTGGGGGGTATGTAAAGTATAATGTTTTGTTTTTAAAAGAAAGTTCTACATTTCATTTTGGGGTGTCCTCTATTTCATGATAATTACACCTTTCAAAAATGCTCACTTAAATAATATTGATGATATTTCATGGGCAAAGAAAAAGGACCTAATCTTAAGTCCTTTTAAATGCTAACAATTTTAACAACCAGCTTTCTAATTTATCCATTGAATTTCATCCATTTCAGCTGTACTTACATTTTAATCTTAATTCACAGCTCTATTGGTGCTAATGTTTTGCATGATCAATCGCCTGATGCAACAGATTCATAATATGGTCATCATCGCTTGAATAATACAAGGTTGTTCCTTCACGTCGAAACTTTACTAAACGTAAATTTTTCAAAAAGCGGAGCTGGTGAGACACTGTGGACTGACCTAAATTTAGTGCCTCCGCAATATCATTCACAGAATACTCCTCGCAGCATAGCAGATTTAATATACGTATACGTGTTGGATCACCTAACGCTTTAAACGTCTGGGATACGACAAAAAGGGTTTCTTCATCTAATTCATGTGTGTTAGCTTTTACTTCTTTCTCCATTCCATTATGCCCCCTGTTAAAAGTTTAAGTATTGGATCCCTTTTACATCATGTTAATGATTGTGGTGTGCATGTGCATCTGGTGCCTTTGCCTTTACTGTACATAAAATGGAATTATCATGTTTATGAGCAGCTGTTTCTAATTGAATGGTCACATGTTGAATATTTTTATGCTCTAGATCGTGTTCGATTTTACGAAGTAGTTTTTCGCTTTCTGCAATCGTCATTTGTTCCTCAACCACCACATGGCAGGAAAGTGCATTTAAACCACTTGTAATAGACCAAATGTGTAAATCATGAACACCTAGAACTTCCTTTTCCCGCTTAATTGTTTCAGCGATTTCGTCTACATTTACATTTTGAGGTGTTCCCTCCATTAATACATTTAGTGAAGCTTTCGTTACATAGTAACCACCGCGTAAAACTAGTGCAGCGACAATCACACTAGCTAACGGATCGGCCCACCCCCAACCAAAGAACATGATTAATAAGGCAGCAATAATAGCGCCTACCGAGCCTAGCATATCGCTGATTACGTGAAGGAAAGCCCCACGCATATTTAAATTGTCTTGCGTATCACTACCCCGCATCATAATCCAAGCCACAAGGATATTTACACCTAACCCTATGCTACTAATAATAAGCATTCCGCTTGTGGCTACTTCAGGGGGATTAGCAAAACGTTTAATTGCCTCATAAAAGATAAAAAGTGCAATCAATATTAGCGTTACTCCGTTTAAGACTGCCGCTAATATTTCAAAACGCTTATAGCCATAGGTTTTACTAGCATTGGCTGCTTTTGCACTAAATGTAAATGCCAGTAGGGCAATCCCAAGTGATACAGCATCGCTGAGCATATGTCCAGCATCTGAAAGAAGAGCCAAACTGTTAGTCATATACCCCCCTATCGCTTCTACAACCATATAGATGGTAATAATGAAAAATGAAATTAGTAATACTTTTTTATTTGCACTGTTTGCATGGTCATGATTATCCGACATTACAATCCCTCCATCTAATTAATATTAACAACACCTAAAGTTAATATATGATTATATATTCATATATACACATTATATTCTCTTTTGTCTATTGTCAATAATTAAAACTGATAGATTTTTTAATTATTTCCTGATCGCCGACCAAATGATGTTGATGATTCAATATGTATTAGTAGGAAAAAGCTACTTGATTTTTTGATATTTTATAAATTGATTGCCAATAGACATAGCCCACAATCGGTAATTTGTTTTCGTCTCATGTAAAACACCGTTTTGTCAATGCTAACGACTGCTGAATTATCATCAGTTGGAATATTAATATCAAATATCCATGGATTATTAATCAGCATCTCAAAGTCTAAGAAATCGTACTCAATATGTATCTAGGAATTTTAACCATGAAGAATATCTACGATTTTAACCATTATAGAAAATATTGTACTCGAATGAATAACTAAATCAGAAAATCAATAATATTAAATAACAAATTAACATTATTTAATTTTTTAACTTAAAAAATTAACTTTATTATTCTTTTTTTCATTCCTTTGTTATATAATATAATTGAATTAACAAAAAGGAATGATTTTATTATGGCTTATCAAGTAATTACAAATTGTCCTGTCTGCAGTAAAACATTGAAAATTACAAAGTTGCAGTGCTCTCATTGTCACACTACGATTGAAAATGAATTTGAATTATCTAAACTAGCATCCTTATCAAAGGATCAGCTTCATTTTGTCGAAGTATTTTTAACATGCAGAGGGAATATCAAAGAAGTTGAAAAGGAACTGGGGATTTCCTATCCAACGGTTCGAGGCAAACTAACAGACATCATTTCATCCCTTGGATATGTGCAGAAGAAGAAAAATGAAGTAGACGAGAAAAAAGTTGTCACTATGTTGGAAAATGGCGAAATTACACCAGAAGAAGCAATTAAGCTCTTAAAAGAGGAATAGGGAGGAATTTATCATGAAAGAGGAAATTTCAAGAGTGTTAACAATGGTTCAAGATGGAAAAATTGATGCAGACAAGGGAGCTGAACTGATTCAAATATTAAAAGAAAAAGAAGAAACAGGTAATAAGCTTTTTGAAAAACCGACAAAATATTTAGATAAAACATTAAAAATTCGTGTTGTATCAGCTGAAAATGATAACGTCACGGTCAATTTGCCTATAAAACTTGTAAAGGCAGTATTAATGGCTGGTCACAGCATCGCAGCAAGTATTCCTCAATCGGAAAAATACGTTAAAGATATAGACATAAGCCTTATTATTGAAGCAATTGAAAACGAATTAGATGGCCAAATTGTTGATATTAAATCGGCAAACGGGGATACCGTTTCGATCATCATTGATTAGTGATTTGCTTATGATGCATA is drawn from Psychrobacillus sp. INOP01 and contains these coding sequences:
- a CDS encoding DUF2089 domain-containing protein codes for the protein MAYQVITNCPVCSKTLKITKLQCSHCHTTIENEFELSKLASLSKDQLHFVEVFLTCRGNIKEVEKELGISYPTVRGKLTDIISSLGYVQKKKNEVDEKKVVTMLENGEITPEEAIKLLKEE
- a CDS encoding metal-sensing transcriptional repressor gives rise to the protein MEENTITSDNSCRKSHHPEHVKKDLTNRLNRIEGQIRGIKGMVDKDVYCDDIITQLSATQSALNSVAKVLLQGHLKGCVVDRLAEGDDEVLDELLVTIQKLMKK
- a CDS encoding cation diffusion facilitator family transporter, whose amino-acid sequence is MSDNHDHANSANKKVLLISFFIITIYMVVEAIGGYMTNSLALLSDAGHMLSDAVSLGIALLAFTFSAKAANASKTYGYKRFEILAAVLNGVTLILIALFIFYEAIKRFANPPEVATSGMLIISSIGLGVNILVAWIMMRGSDTQDNLNMRGAFLHVISDMLGSVGAIIAALLIMFFGWGWADPLASVIVAALVLRGGYYVTKASLNVLMEGTPQNVNVDEIAETIKREKEVLGVHDLHIWSITSGLNALSCHVVVEEQMTIAESEKLLRKIEHDLEHKNIQHVTIQLETAAHKHDNSILCTVKAKAPDAHAHHNH
- the copZ gene encoding copper chaperone CopZ yields the protein MVNQVTLNVQGMSCGHCVSSVESSVGKLDGVNEVKVHLESGKVDVSFEEDKVSLDVIKETIDDQGYDVV
- a CDS encoding metalloregulator ArsR/SmtB family transcription factor → MEKEVKANTHELDEETLFVVSQTFKALGDPTRIRILNLLCCEEYSVNDIAEALNLGQSTVSHQLRFLKNLRLVKFRREGTTLYYSSDDDHIMNLLHQAIDHAKH